A genomic region of Leptolyngbya sp. NIES-2104 contains the following coding sequences:
- a CDS encoding NACHT domain-containing NTPase: MTRRYDNEGRDQINIENARDVYVAGARQRPDRELKWLKAFSDEVEGRLATSLHNQILINLGKEVQPDQVRRLWDMEVKTAQATEAIAPEAEILTVFDRKDIAGKLLILGKPGAGKTTTLLELAQALVKRAIDDPIAPMPFLLNLSSWKDPKQSIRDWAISELTTKGVGSKLSAKWFAEQKLLPLLDGLDEVRSDLQSECVKAINQWLGGEEQPRAMVLCSRREEYELYLEKLNLNGAIYLQELSNEQIENYLERVDRLALWQVLNTDVELLDLVRQPLLLSITLVAYRSELAEQWQISSSTQERLTFLLDGYVEQMLHRTIRTKFYREKQPSPRQTRQWLVKLAEQLQKDSRTEFLIEQIQPSWLGNRYRFWAYWLVSELSCGLTYGITFGLVGGLIELTSDGLTSDVINSSITGLYFGLMGGVSFGLIGKLNQIQTVEKIQLSFKRIVRKQFLDSLIGGVVVGVRRGLIIGISIGLIVGLGHGLFFVLSDRLIIGLIASLVAGLISGLVFGLIVGFIDGITGGLVEALKADIETRVQPNQGIWNSARNAVCVFVFLTFPMILFGSNRYSSLHFILSFNLFVVFASSMKVGGLACVQHFSLRFILFLTRAIPWNYARFLNYATERMFLQRIGGRYRFIHKLLQDHFARMEP, translated from the coding sequence ATGACGCGACGATACGACAATGAAGGGCGCGATCAAATCAATATTGAGAACGCGAGAGATGTCTATGTTGCAGGAGCAAGACAACGCCCCGATCGCGAATTGAAATGGCTCAAAGCGTTTAGCGATGAAGTCGAAGGGCGGTTAGCGACTTCGCTGCACAATCAGATTTTGATCAATTTGGGCAAAGAGGTACAGCCGGATCAGGTGCGGCGATTGTGGGATATGGAGGTGAAAACCGCTCAAGCGACGGAAGCGATCGCACCAGAAGCCGAGATTTTGACAGTGTTCGATCGCAAAGACATTGCAGGCAAGTTGTTGATTTTGGGAAAGCCGGGAGCAGGAAAGACAACAACGCTTTTGGAGTTGGCGCAAGCTTTGGTGAAAAGAGCGATCGATGATCCGATCGCACCGATGCCGTTTTTGCTCAATTTGTCGTCTTGGAAAGATCCGAAGCAAAGTATTAGAGATTGGGCGATCTCTGAATTGACCACGAAAGGAGTCGGCTCGAAGCTGAGCGCGAAATGGTTTGCAGAACAAAAGCTGTTGCCGTTGTTGGATGGGTTGGATGAAGTGCGATCGGATCTTCAATCTGAGTGTGTGAAAGCAATTAATCAGTGGTTAGGTGGAGAGGAGCAACCGAGAGCGATGGTTCTGTGTAGTCGGCGCGAGGAATACGAACTGTATCTTGAAAAGCTGAATCTGAATGGTGCAATTTATCTGCAAGAACTGAGCAATGAACAGATTGAGAATTATTTGGAGAGGGTCGATCGATTGGCACTTTGGCAAGTATTGAATACGGATGTTGAACTACTAGATCTGGTGCGACAGCCGCTATTGTTAAGCATTACGTTGGTCGCTTATCGATCAGAACTTGCAGAACAATGGCAGATCTCTAGCTCAACTCAGGAACGACTAACGTTTCTGCTAGATGGCTATGTTGAGCAGATGTTACATCGGACGATTCGCACAAAATTTTATCGGGAGAAACAACCATCGCCACGACAAACTCGTCAATGGTTAGTGAAGTTAGCAGAACAGCTACAGAAAGATTCTAGAACGGAGTTTTTGATTGAGCAGATACAGCCTTCTTGGTTAGGAAATCGCTATCGATTCTGGGCATACTGGTTAGTTAGCGAATTAAGCTGTGGCTTAACTTACGGAATAACCTTTGGATTAGTTGGTGGATTGATTGAACTGACGAGCGATGGGCTAACTTCTGATGTAATCAATAGTTCGATTACCGGATTATATTTTGGGTTAATGGGTGGAGTGAGCTTTGGGCTAATCGGAAAGTTGAACCAAATTCAGACTGTCGAGAAAATTCAATTATCTTTTAAGCGTATCGTGCGTAAGCAATTTCTCGATAGCCTGATTGGAGGAGTGGTTGTTGGGGTAAGGAGAGGACTGATTATTGGAATAAGTATCGGACTGATTGTAGGGCTGGGTCATGGACTGTTTTTTGTACTCAGTGACAGACTGATTATCGGACTGATTGCTAGTTTGGTAGCTGGACTGATATCCGGACTAGTTTTTGGGCTGATCGTTGGATTTATCGATGGTATTACTGGTGGGCTGGTTGAAGCGCTGAAAGCAGATATTGAGACGCGAGTTCAGCCTAACCAAGGTATCTGGAACTCAGCAAGGAATGCAGTTTGCGTGTTCGTATTTTTAACCTTCCCAATGATACTTTTTGGCTCTAATCGGTATTCATCTCTCCATTTCATTTTGTCGTTTAATCTATTTGTAGTGTTCGCAAGCTCAATGAAAGTCGGTGGGCTAGCCTGCGTTCAGCATTTCTCTCTCCGCTTCATCCTCTTCCTCACCCGTGCCATCCCCTGGAACTATGCCCGCTTCCTCAACTACGCCACAGAGCGCATGTTTCTCCAGCGCATCGGCGGTCGCTACCGCTTCATCCACAAACTCTTACAAGACCACTTCGCCCGCATGGAACCCTAG
- a CDS encoding type II toxin-antitoxin system RelE/ParE family toxin, whose amino-acid sequence MAIVGQGTQEIRVRTEDQYRVFYVAKFAEAIYILHAFQKKTQKTAQKNIKLGQQRYQQMVQYRQTLEELNHD is encoded by the coding sequence ATGGCGATCGTCGGTCAAGGCACTCAAGAAATCCGAGTTCGCACAGAAGATCAATATCGTGTTTTTTACGTCGCTAAATTTGCAGAAGCCATTTACATCCTTCACGCCTTTCAGAAAAAGACCCAAAAAACAGCGCAGAAGAATATCAAACTTGGACAGCAACGCTATCAGCAAATGGTGCAATACCGTCAAACTCTAGAGGAGCTTAACCATGACTAA
- a CDS encoding helix-turn-helix domain-containing protein: MTNKVEMGSPNVFTDLGFPPQEAEALRIRADLMLTLRNLIRSRNWDINQATQNLEESPETIQALLQGKIAQFPIDQLIIMLTRAGMTVHIEVLPNVA, translated from the coding sequence ATGACTAACAAAGTTGAGATGGGATCGCCCAACGTCTTCACCGATCTCGGATTTCCCCCTCAAGAAGCCGAAGCACTTCGCATTCGAGCCGATTTGATGCTGACTCTGAGAAACTTAATCCGATCGCGCAACTGGGACATCAATCAAGCAACTCAGAACCTAGAAGAATCTCCCGAAACCATCCAAGCGCTCCTGCAAGGCAAAATCGCCCAATTTCCGATCGATCAACTCATCATCATGCTGACTCGTGCAGGAATGACAGTTCACATCGAAGTGCTTCCCAACGTCGCTTAA
- a CDS encoding response regulator, with product MRTARILIVEDESVVAWHVQEALHTLGHQVVAIANSARQAIQIATNQRPDLVLMDICLQGKNDGVSAAEYLYLKLNLPVVYLTAHADEYTLRRATETSPFGYVVKPFQEAVLQSAIQVALRRHQMEVALKDTQQWYATTLVSIGDATIATDVDGFITFMNPAAEFFTGWTQEEALGEFAGRVLDLIDEETRAAIDNPILAALCQGDTITLPDRAVLRSRDGTERPVGDSASPIRNRDGEIIGGVMVFQDMSDRRQRESSLDAQRQILETTQSLLCAQLKERTEQLQFAIGIDRLRQRVFDRCDADRTEVLSWMLEEIGHTLKLDYSWIALHDPTSTVSTIVAEFNSPEAEPRSLIRRTIELSKFSPFYLRLFQRQCWICPEADILPPLYVAQSQVIICPIQGESGTVGEFGLILPNYPRWSGFQADAIAQLVSQALRAYQSAQQIQTFRAEITELQHLKALQKDFIEALSHELRTPLTNMRMAIELMQKIALSLDDPEAPNPQVERLERYLKILQQEWHEEYSLVNDLLAFQNASSGSEAIPLSEVRIHDWLTVTIERFANQTAIAVQLELSTEPMPKLWVHIPTLEKTIVQLLTHLNHADPELPIQLRTFINSHNFCISVCCLANAEEVLPRRKQNVSNLRLALLRRYAMDLNATVTIEQHSGTTVLTLNLPIRAS from the coding sequence TTGAGAACAGCAAGAATTCTGATTGTCGAAGATGAAAGTGTCGTGGCTTGGCATGTGCAGGAAGCGTTGCACACGCTTGGACATCAGGTTGTCGCGATCGCGAATAGTGCCCGTCAAGCGATTCAAATTGCGACGAATCAGCGCCCGGATCTCGTTCTGATGGATATCTGTTTACAAGGGAAAAACGACGGCGTTTCTGCGGCAGAATATCTTTATTTGAAGTTAAACTTGCCTGTTGTCTATCTCACGGCTCATGCAGATGAATATACGCTTCGACGAGCTACTGAGACATCTCCCTTTGGGTATGTGGTAAAACCGTTTCAAGAAGCCGTCTTGCAGTCTGCAATTCAAGTCGCTTTGCGTCGTCACCAAATGGAAGTTGCGCTTAAAGACACGCAGCAGTGGTACGCCACAACATTAGTCAGTATCGGTGATGCAACGATCGCAACCGATGTCGATGGGTTTATTACGTTTATGAATCCGGCAGCCGAATTCTTCACAGGCTGGACGCAAGAAGAAGCTTTGGGAGAATTTGCCGGACGTGTGTTAGATCTGATTGATGAAGAAACAAGAGCCGCGATCGACAACCCGATTCTGGCGGCTTTGTGCCAGGGTGATACAATTACTCTGCCTGATCGTGCCGTTTTACGATCACGAGATGGGACGGAACGACCTGTAGGCGACAGTGCTTCCCCGATTCGCAACCGAGACGGAGAGATTATTGGTGGCGTTATGGTGTTTCAGGATATGAGCGATCGCCGCCAGCGCGAATCGAGTTTAGATGCCCAACGACAAATTCTAGAAACGACGCAATCGCTCCTTTGTGCCCAACTCAAGGAGCGCACCGAGCAGCTTCAGTTCGCGATCGGGATCGATCGTCTCCGTCAACGCGTCTTTGATCGCTGTGATGCGGATCGAACTGAGGTTCTCTCCTGGATGCTCGAAGAAATCGGTCATACTTTGAAACTCGATTACAGTTGGATTGCGCTACATGATCCGACTTCGACAGTTTCAACGATCGTGGCAGAATTCAATTCACCTGAAGCAGAACCTCGATCGCTGATTCGTCGCACGATCGAGCTTTCAAAGTTTTCACCGTTCTATCTACGCCTGTTTCAGCGTCAATGCTGGATTTGCCCAGAGGCAGACATTTTACCGCCGCTCTATGTCGCTCAGTCTCAGGTGATTATCTGCCCGATTCAAGGTGAGTCTGGTACGGTTGGCGAATTCGGATTGATTTTACCGAACTATCCGCGCTGGAGTGGCTTTCAGGCAGACGCGATCGCTCAATTGGTCAGCCAAGCACTCCGAGCCTATCAATCCGCTCAACAGATCCAAACGTTTCGAGCCGAAATCACAGAGCTACAGCATCTCAAAGCGCTGCAAAAAGATTTTATCGAAGCGCTCTCACACGAATTGCGAACGCCTTTAACAAATATGCGAATGGCGATCGAGCTAATGCAGAAAATCGCGCTTTCTCTTGATGATCCTGAAGCTCCAAATCCTCAAGTTGAACGACTAGAGCGATACCTAAAGATTCTCCAACAGGAATGGCACGAAGAATACAGCTTGGTGAATGATTTACTAGCGTTCCAGAATGCGTCGAGCGGTTCGGAAGCAATTCCACTGAGCGAAGTTCGGATTCACGACTGGTTGACGGTGACGATCGAGCGATTTGCAAATCAAACTGCGATCGCGGTTCAGCTTGAGTTATCGACCGAACCGATGCCGAAGCTATGGGTGCATATACCGACCTTGGAGAAAACGATCGTTCAACTGCTCACGCATCTGAATCACGCCGATCCAGAGTTACCGATTCAACTCCGAACCTTCATCAATTCACACAATTTTTGTATCTCTGTGTGCTGTCTCGCGAATGCTGAGGAAGTGTTGCCGAGGCGAAAACAGAACGTTTCAAATCTGCGATTAGCATTGTTGCGCCGATATGCAATGGATCTGAATGCAACAGTCACGATCGAGCAACACTCTGGGACAACGGTTTTAACACTAAACTTACCAATTAGAGCAAGCTAA
- a CDS encoding sensor histidine kinase encodes MDEPFNPNRPELISRLRAFQTQVQDFQQTIDEFPQPIQSSIGRSLSTILMQLEAVLNPQAAPLFIATHATEDHWSALSHCLPFGIFSCDVQGRCIYTNPRCEEILGHPLEESLGDRWMSYVHPDDRDRVIPAWIEDAKAGRPHTDQFRIITSKEEIRWLYTRTAPMFSAEGKLIGHTGTIEDITSQKLAEEQIKSSLLEKEALLKEIHHRVKNNLQIISSLIYLQAQRIDDPKVRQIFEDSQSRISSMALVHDSLYRSQDFARVNLSEYVQTLTSSLFHTYRIQSDTVHLSVRVDPGVIVSLEKAIPCGLILNELMTNALKHGFMDEETGEVTVTLINQISQVCLIVENDGKNLPESFELQKIRSMGLRLVNALVDQLNGKVTVEKAQKTRFKVSFDCA; translated from the coding sequence ATGGACGAGCCTTTTAATCCGAATCGTCCTGAACTCATTTCACGCCTCCGCGCTTTTCAAACACAAGTTCAGGACTTTCAGCAGACGATCGATGAATTTCCCCAACCGATCCAATCTTCGATCGGGCGATCGCTCTCTACGATTCTGATGCAACTCGAAGCAGTACTCAATCCCCAAGCCGCCCCACTTTTTATTGCCACTCATGCAACCGAGGATCATTGGTCAGCCCTGAGTCATTGTTTACCGTTTGGTATTTTTAGCTGTGATGTTCAGGGACGATGTATTTACACGAATCCGCGCTGTGAAGAAATTCTCGGACATCCACTCGAAGAAAGTTTAGGCGATCGCTGGATGAGTTATGTGCATCCGGACGATCGCGATCGAGTCATTCCTGCTTGGATCGAGGATGCCAAAGCCGGACGACCTCACACCGATCAATTTCGGATCATTACTTCTAAAGAAGAAATTCGCTGGCTTTATACCCGAACAGCTCCGATGTTTTCAGCAGAAGGAAAACTGATTGGACATACAGGAACGATCGAAGATATTACTAGTCAAAAACTAGCAGAAGAGCAAATTAAATCTTCTTTGCTAGAGAAAGAAGCGTTGCTCAAAGAGATTCATCATCGGGTCAAAAATAACCTGCAAATTATTTCGAGCTTGATTTATTTGCAGGCGCAACGAATTGATGATCCGAAAGTGCGACAAATCTTTGAAGATAGCCAAAGTCGAATTAGTTCAATGGCATTGGTTCATGACAGCTTGTATCGCTCTCAAGACTTTGCGCGAGTCAACTTATCCGAATACGTACAAACTCTGACATCGAGCTTATTTCATACCTATCGAATTCAGTCTGATACGGTTCATTTATCGGTTCGCGTTGATCCCGGTGTCATCGTGAGTCTCGAAAAAGCCATTCCTTGCGGTCTGATTCTAAACGAACTGATGACGAATGCTTTGAAACATGGATTTATGGACGAAGAAACTGGCGAAGTAACCGTCACCCTGATTAATCAAATCTCGCAAGTTTGTTTGATCGTGGAGAACGATGGAAAAAACCTTCCTGAAAGTTTCGAGCTACAAAAAATTCGATCGATGGGATTGCGCCTCGTGAATGCCTTAGTCGATCAACTTAACGGCAAAGTTACTGTTGAGAAAGCCCAAAAAACTCGATTTAAAGTGAGTTTTGATTGCGCTTAA
- a CDS encoding HlyD family secretion protein: protein MKAASLNGRQPEVTEVIETRQASVAQPQSAPVQAQPAIETPKAPKNRKGLKIALAGLGVGGAIAASAFGYNYWQFASTHQSTDNATVTGNIHPVGSRISGTVDQVYVEDNQEVKSGQPLIQLDQRDYQLKLSQAQADLEAAQRKAASAQVNIALSAKNAEAANSQAQGGIGQAQAAIASAQAQVSEAQAGVPAAQAALDQANATLQKTQADFNRYRSLFNSGAVSQRDLDSARQAYEVARAQRDAASQGVRQAQAKVAQAQQAVANAESGLNTSQGGIEQAQAKGVQTEVSRADYQTAQAAINQAQAALKNAAQQLAYTSIAAPVSGRIGRKNVQVGQQVQPGTPLVAIVDDQYWVTANFKETQLENMRPGEKAEIKLDSFPHHTFTGRVESISPASGAQFALLPPDNATGNFTKVVQRIPVRVVFDRESVRGFEQAITPGMSAEVTIETGK, encoded by the coding sequence ATGAAAGCCGCTTCATTAAATGGTCGTCAACCTGAAGTTACGGAGGTGATCGAAACCCGACAAGCTTCCGTTGCCCAACCCCAATCTGCACCCGTTCAAGCTCAGCCCGCGATCGAGACTCCCAAAGCTCCAAAGAATCGCAAAGGGTTGAAGATAGCGCTGGCAGGCTTAGGAGTCGGGGGTGCGATCGCAGCAAGCGCATTCGGCTACAACTACTGGCAATTCGCTTCGACCCATCAATCAACCGATAACGCGACCGTCACTGGCAATATTCACCCGGTCGGCTCACGCATTTCAGGAACCGTCGATCAGGTGTATGTCGAAGATAACCAAGAAGTAAAATCTGGACAGCCTTTGATTCAATTAGATCAGCGCGATTATCAGCTTAAACTCTCTCAAGCTCAAGCCGATTTAGAAGCAGCACAACGTAAAGCAGCATCGGCTCAAGTGAATATTGCGTTGTCTGCTAAGAATGCTGAAGCCGCGAATAGTCAGGCACAAGGTGGAATTGGACAGGCACAAGCTGCGATCGCATCGGCTCAAGCTCAAGTGTCCGAAGCTCAAGCTGGAGTTCCCGCTGCCCAAGCTGCGCTCGATCAAGCCAATGCGACCTTACAAAAAACTCAAGCAGACTTCAATCGCTATCGATCGCTGTTCAATTCAGGTGCAGTGTCTCAGCGCGATCTCGATAGTGCTCGTCAAGCGTATGAAGTGGCACGCGCACAAAGAGATGCCGCTTCTCAGGGAGTTCGTCAAGCTCAGGCAAAAGTAGCTCAGGCTCAACAAGCAGTGGCGAATGCAGAATCGGGATTAAATACGTCTCAAGGTGGGATTGAACAAGCACAAGCAAAAGGTGTTCAAACCGAAGTCAGCCGCGCCGATTATCAAACGGCTCAAGCTGCGATTAATCAAGCTCAGGCTGCTCTTAAGAATGCGGCTCAGCAGTTAGCTTACACCTCGATCGCGGCTCCGGTGAGTGGACGCATCGGACGGAAGAATGTGCAAGTCGGTCAGCAGGTGCAGCCTGGAACTCCGTTGGTAGCGATCGTGGATGATCAGTATTGGGTGACTGCGAATTTCAAAGAGACGCAGTTAGAGAATATGCGCCCAGGTGAGAAGGCTGAGATTAAGCTCGATTCGTTCCCGCATCACACTTTTACTGGACGAGTTGAGAGTATTTCTCCGGCTTCGGGTGCTCAGTTTGCGTTATTGCCGCCAGATAATGCGACCGGAAACTTTACCAAGGTCGTGCAGCGGATTCCGGTTCGGGTCGTGTTCGATCGTGAAAGTGTTCGAGGATTCGAGCAAGCGATCACACCTGGAATGTCGGCAGAAGTGACGATCGAGACTGGGAAATAA
- a CDS encoding GNAT family N-acetyltransferase, which yields MSQDFSFTPFPDLETKRLWLRQATQEDTEAVFAVFSDPKVTRFHDLDTFTHLDEAIGVIERWVRSFENGRRIRWGIARKQDNYLIGSCGFRWDEEVNAAVVGYELASEFWRQGIMSEALHAILQYGFGRRGMQFVIAEIMLENVASRSLLEKLGFQSRGVLKERGFWKGEHHDLEQFKLTRSEFTAV from the coding sequence ATGAGCCAGGATTTTTCATTCACTCCTTTTCCAGACCTTGAGACAAAACGGCTTTGGCTTCGACAGGCGACCCAGGAGGATACTGAGGCTGTGTTTGCTGTGTTTTCCGATCCTAAGGTAACTCGATTCCATGACCTTGATACATTCACCCATCTTGATGAAGCAATTGGGGTAATTGAGCGATGGGTGAGGAGTTTTGAAAATGGGCGCAGGATACGTTGGGGGATTGCTCGTAAACAAGACAACTATCTAATTGGCTCCTGTGGATTCAGATGGGATGAAGAAGTAAATGCTGCTGTGGTCGGTTACGAGCTTGCCAGCGAGTTTTGGAGACAAGGCATCATGAGTGAGGCTTTACATGCCATTCTGCAATATGGGTTTGGACGCAGAGGAATGCAATTTGTTATTGCAGAAATCATGCTAGAAAATGTCGCTTCTAGAAGTCTGTTGGAAAAGTTAGGCTTTCAGAGCCGGGGAGTACTGAAGGAGCGTGGTTTTTGGAAAGGAGAGCATCACGATTTGGAACAGTTTAAGTTGACGAGAAGCGAATTCACAGCCGTATAA
- a CDS encoding aromatic ring-hydroxylating dioxygenase subunit alpha: MFEMFPNFWTPVLPVAEIGTVPIAVELAGESLVLFRSSSGQFAAFLDRCPHRGAPLSHGQVTADGCLECPYHGWKFASNGDCVQVPFNSLNPNHLSKLSIVSFPVRVIAGMLWIFTGTEDVPEPELPSSLLESEDRYVIHHEIWNAHWTQAVDISLDYLHLPFVHRNSFGGELNDAAHKDAIAQISVASTADGMTVTNRLNTLSSGTEIDWHQPNNIVLNLDGMPLLPHFFAIPINTQQMRFMQVLLPNPGIDRSNFDFAEFFAASDDDRTMVESQIGEVPNVNEGYNVPTDEPSLRFRRWYYRAVKNERTEATQDTSAGR, translated from the coding sequence ATGTTTGAGATGTTTCCTAACTTTTGGACTCCTGTGTTGCCTGTTGCTGAAATTGGGACAGTTCCCATTGCAGTTGAATTAGCGGGCGAATCACTCGTTCTATTTCGGAGTTCGTCTGGTCAGTTTGCAGCGTTTCTGGATCGCTGTCCTCATCGCGGTGCGCCGCTTTCACACGGACAAGTAACAGCCGACGGTTGCCTTGAATGTCCCTATCATGGCTGGAAGTTTGCCTCGAATGGCGATTGCGTTCAGGTTCCCTTCAACTCACTCAACCCAAATCACCTTTCCAAACTGTCGATCGTGAGCTTTCCGGTCAGAGTGATAGCAGGCATGCTCTGGATTTTTACAGGAACCGAAGATGTGCCAGAACCAGAGTTGCCGTCGAGCTTATTAGAGTCCGAGGATCGCTATGTAATTCACCATGAGATCTGGAATGCTCATTGGACACAGGCAGTTGATATTTCGCTGGATTATCTGCATCTTCCTTTTGTTCATCGAAATTCATTTGGTGGCGAGCTAAATGACGCAGCACACAAAGATGCGATCGCCCAAATCAGTGTTGCTTCAACAGCAGATGGGATGACGGTTACTAATCGGCTCAATACCTTATCCTCTGGAACTGAAATTGACTGGCATCAGCCGAATAATATCGTTTTAAACCTAGACGGAATGCCTCTTCTTCCCCATTTCTTTGCCATTCCGATTAACACTCAGCAAATGCGATTTATGCAGGTTCTTCTACCCAACCCTGGGATCGATCGGAGTAACTTCGATTTTGCTGAGTTTTTTGCAGCATCCGACGACGATCGGACTATGGTTGAGTCACAAATCGGTGAAGTTCCCAATGTAAACGAAGGATATAATGTGCCTACTGATGAACCCTCACTGAGATTTCGTCGTTGGTACTACCGCGCAGTGAAAAATGAGAGAACAGAAGCTACTCAAGACACGAGTGCTGGTAGATGA
- a CDS encoding YafY family protein: protein MSSMRKADRLFQLVNLIRSHQPITAEQLAERVGVSARTIYRYIDDLSVSGIPVYGEPGVGYALDEDFELPPLTLTHDEIAALMLGVEMLSRSTGTDLEAAAKTLLSKIGAVLPPHSFDPTRASIRALGNLLNDQSLRYWNDLYRAIQQQKAVRIEYMSLNEQLSQRIIFPLGLFCWGSKWTVGTWCTLRKTYRDFRIDRIQDLDFALDFEFSSQAINLDTYTEFQLERIKLSGFQPLT from the coding sequence ATGTCCAGCATGAGGAAAGCTGACCGTCTTTTTCAACTGGTGAATCTTATCAGATCCCACCAACCCATTACAGCAGAACAACTCGCTGAACGAGTTGGTGTTTCTGCGCGTACAATTTACCGATATATCGACGATCTTTCAGTGAGTGGTATTCCAGTCTACGGTGAGCCTGGTGTCGGTTATGCTCTGGATGAAGATTTTGAGTTACCGCCGCTCACTTTAACTCATGATGAAATTGCCGCTCTGATGTTGGGTGTTGAAATGCTGTCGCGATCGACTGGGACTGATTTGGAGGCAGCAGCAAAAACGCTTCTCAGCAAAATTGGAGCAGTGTTGCCACCACACAGTTTTGATCCAACTCGCGCATCTATTCGAGCATTAGGTAATCTTTTGAATGACCAAAGCTTAAGGTATTGGAACGATCTTTATCGAGCCATTCAACAGCAGAAAGCCGTCAGAATCGAGTACATGAGCCTGAATGAGCAACTGTCTCAGAGAATCATCTTCCCGTTGGGACTATTCTGCTGGGGCAGTAAATGGACGGTTGGAACATGGTGTACGCTCAGAAAAACCTATAGAGATTTCCGCATTGATCGCATTCAAGATCTTGATTTCGCTTTAGATTTTGAATTTTCAAGTCAAGCAATTAATCTTGATACATATACAGAATTTCAACTTGAGAGAATAAAATTATCTGGATTCCAGCCACTGACATAA